AATGCCGAGCAACGCTCGACAATAACGCACATTTCCCTCACAAATGGCCGATCGCTAATCTCTGTGGATGAAGAAGAATGGACGATGCCTTGAGAAAACGCACACTTTGCCCTTTAATCGACTCCGATACGCGAACTACGATGGACATGGATTCTGTGGATCGAGAGAGATGAATGGTATTTGCCGATAAAGCACTATCGGCTTTAATCTTCTTGATCTGCTACACCTTATCTCACATTAATTCCTGCTACAACTTTCCCGGATGTGATCGATTTTACCGAAAATAGTTGCATCTCGACATCGTTTCCGACcgcaaaaaatcggaacagtcggaataaaataattaattaaatacgAAACAGTTTCCGCAGCATATTTCAGATGaaagtattattttattaagGAACAGATGAAATGAAGATTATTTACATAGTTAGAATCACAGCTAGAGAGGGAAAATAATGCGATCGAATGCGTCCGGGTTAATGATGCTGGTTTAGCTTGGCGTAGCTGCTGGCATGTCCGTGGCCATGCCCATAAGAATGTCCACCCTCGTGATGACCGTACACTTCCGGGTGATGAGCATGACCCACGCGTTTCACATGAGCCTGGAATCCGTTGTGCTTATCCGATGAATATTCGACTACTCGGTGGGTTCCATCGGCTTCCTCCAAGGTGTAGGCTCCCTTGACGACATCCCCATCCCGATGTTCCCACTGGCTCTTGTGGTCTCCGGTGTGCGGGTCCTTAACGCCATACTCGAATTTGTAGCTCGGATGCGAATGATAATCGTGATGCTCGTGTCCATAGCCAAACACAGCAACGGCCATAGCAAGAATCAACGCGATCttgaaaaatgtagaaatGATGTCACGTAAGTGTCATGCCAAGATTATTCCCTGCCTAAGCTTACCTTCAACATTTTGAGGCAGTAAGTAAGCTGTTTCCCTACGGTGCTTGACCACGCTGAACGCTGGTTCTGTACTGATGGTAAAATCTTGGCTGGTGGGCGACTTTATACCCGCTGAGACCGAAAACGGACTGACTTGCGGTTGATAACTCTCCCTTCGTGTCGCTAGGCTGGGACGGGGAAACCTATGCGCAGCCCACCCCGGGGATGGTGACGAAATCGTAAAATTTGCTGCAATTTTCTTTGTGGACCGATCACGGCAGCAGCCATGACGTGAGCCGTAAGAGCACGAGCACACACTTCGGTTGGTCCTCGTGAATGGAGGGC
The nucleotide sequence above comes from Anopheles bellator chromosome 1, idAnoBellAS_SP24_06.2, whole genome shotgun sequence. Encoded proteins:
- the LOC131215859 gene encoding cuticle protein 19-like; protein product: MLKIALILAMAVAVFGYGHEHHDYHSHPSYKFEYGVKDPHTGDHKSQWEHRDGDVVKGAYTLEEADGTHRVVEYSSDKHNGFQAHVKRVGHAHHPEVYGHHEGGHSYGHGHGHASSYAKLNQHH